In a genomic window of Flexibacter flexilis DSM 6793:
- a CDS encoding YgaP family membrane protein, whose protein sequence is MKANMGLVDRGIRIAVALVIATLSFTHVIEGTLEIILLVFGFVFVLTSLVSFCPLYTIFGINTCKVKK, encoded by the coding sequence ATGAAAGCAAACATGGGGTTAGTTGACCGCGGTATTCGCATTGCGGTTGCTTTAGTAATCGCGACTTTGTCGTTTACGCACGTGATTGAAGGTACACTGGAAATTATTTTACTTGTTTTTGGGTTTGTATTTGTACTTACAAGTTTGGTTAGTTTTTGCCCGCTTTATACTATTTTTGGCATTAACACTTGTAAAGTCAAAAAATAA
- the gatB gene encoding Asp-tRNA(Asn)/Glu-tRNA(Gln) amidotransferase subunit GatB — protein MSAREKYTVVIGLEVHAQLLTASKAYSTDSTEFGNLPNTNISVITLAHPGTLPRSNRKVVEYAIKMGLACHSAITRYNFYDRKNYFYPDLPKGYQITQDKTPICVGGHVPIKLKDGSTKNVQLTRIHMEEDAGKSMHLAGEIESLIDLNRAGVPLIEIVSEPEICNSDEAYAYLNEVRKLVRYLEICDGNMEEGSLRCDANISIMPVGTTKFGNKVEVKNMNSFRNVQRAIEHEIDRQIVLAEAGQTIVSETRMFDATTGETYSLRSKENLNDYRYFPEPDLQPIVVSDQWLADIKALMPSLPAELFEKFTAQFGLSEYDANVLTDSKEIALYFDEVCRHTSSYKMASNWVTGAVKSYLNERTLHINDFPISAARLADLIALIESGKVSHTVGAQKIFPAMLENSDAPLAIAEKLNVLQEGDADSLTPIIAEIIAKYPQKVAEYKGGKKGILGMFMGDLMKATKGKADPKVANKLMEEALNNA, from the coding sequence ATGTCTGCAAGAGAAAAATATACCGTCGTGATAGGTTTAGAGGTTCACGCTCAATTGCTTACAGCAAGTAAAGCCTATTCCACAGACTCCACAGAGTTCGGCAATTTGCCCAATACCAACATTAGTGTTATTACGTTGGCACACCCTGGTACGCTGCCGCGCAGCAACCGCAAAGTAGTTGAATACGCTATCAAAATGGGTTTGGCGTGCCACTCGGCCATTACGCGTTACAATTTCTATGACCGTAAAAATTATTTTTATCCAGACTTGCCAAAAGGCTACCAAATCACCCAAGATAAAACGCCGATTTGTGTGGGCGGACACGTGCCTATTAAGCTAAAAGACGGTTCTACCAAAAATGTACAACTTACGCGCATTCACATGGAAGAAGATGCGGGCAAGTCTATGCACTTGGCTGGCGAAATTGAATCGTTGATTGACCTTAACCGCGCAGGCGTGCCGCTTATCGAGATTGTTTCAGAGCCAGAAATTTGCAATTCGGATGAGGCTTACGCCTACCTGAACGAAGTACGCAAATTGGTGCGCTATCTGGAAATTTGCGATGGCAACATGGAAGAAGGTTCGTTGCGTTGCGATGCCAACATTTCGATTATGCCCGTAGGCACTACCAAGTTTGGCAACAAAGTGGAAGTGAAAAACATGAACTCTTTCCGCAACGTACAACGCGCCATCGAACACGAAATTGACCGTCAAATTGTATTGGCGGAAGCAGGCCAGACGATTGTATCCGAAACGCGTATGTTCGATGCCACCACTGGCGAAACGTACAGCTTGCGCAGCAAAGAGAATCTGAACGATTACCGCTATTTCCCTGAGCCAGATTTGCAACCAATCGTAGTTTCTGACCAATGGCTTGCCGACATCAAAGCACTAATGCCAAGCCTGCCAGCCGAATTGTTCGAGAAGTTTACGGCACAATTTGGTTTGTCAGAATATGATGCTAACGTATTGACAGACAGCAAAGAAATCGCTTTATATTTCGATGAAGTTTGCCGCCATACGAGCAGCTACAAAATGGCTTCTAACTGGGTAACGGGTGCTGTAAAATCGTATTTGAACGAAAGAACTTTGCACATCAACGACTTCCCGATTAGTGCGGCACGTTTGGCCGATTTGATTGCACTCATCGAAAGCGGCAAAGTGAGCCACACGGTAGGCGCACAAAAAATATTCCCTGCCATGCTTGAAAATTCGGACGCGCCTTTGGCCATTGCCGAAAAACTCAACGTGTTGCAAGAGGGTGACGCCGATTCGCTTACGCCAATTATTGCCGAAATCATCGCGAAATACCCGCAAAAAGTAGCCGAATACAAAGGCGGCAAAAAAGGGATTTTGGGAATGTTTATGGGCGATTTGATGAAAGCCACCAAAGGAAAAGCCGACCCGAAAGTAGCCAACAAGCTCATGGAAGAAGCCTTGAACAATGCTTAA
- a CDS encoding M16 family metallopeptidase has translation MIKKLLLAGLLCGTLSVQAQNKAEDVKSFTLKNGMKIMVLEDHSIPNANMYLFWRVGSRNEVHGITGLSHFFEHMMFNGSKKYGPKMFDRVMEANGGSNNAYTTENVTVYTDWFQGKALETIFDLEADRIGHLNIDSAMVESERGVVLSERSTGLENNNFNMLSEALNSVAFTEHPYMIPVIGYESDIKSWTKKDLERYFRTYYAPNNCTVVISGDVTLAEVKQLAAKYLEPIPANTPPPALRTVEPPQNGERRLLVHKDVSSPNVLLAYHVPETRNADYYALDLLNSILSAGNSSRLNKSLVFDKELATELFTYMPESFDPTLFFVYGVVADGVAPDTLEKAMLGEIEKIKKNGITADELQKVKNQKLVAFYHQLETINGKANNLGTYEVFFGDYKKMFDAPALYQKVTKEDIQRVAKKYFTKNNRTVGYLLPETPADKE, from the coding sequence ATGATTAAGAAACTACTGTTGGCAGGTTTGCTCTGCGGGACGCTTTCCGTGCAAGCCCAAAACAAAGCCGAAGACGTGAAGTCTTTTACCCTCAAAAACGGCATGAAAATCATGGTGTTGGAAGACCATTCCATTCCCAACGCCAATATGTATTTGTTCTGGCGCGTGGGTTCGCGCAACGAAGTACACGGCATTACGGGGCTGTCGCACTTCTTCGAACACATGATGTTTAACGGCTCAAAAAAATATGGCCCTAAGATGTTTGACCGCGTCATGGAAGCAAATGGCGGTTCTAACAACGCTTACACCACCGAAAACGTAACCGTTTATACCGATTGGTTTCAGGGCAAAGCACTCGAAACAATTTTTGATTTGGAAGCTGACCGCATTGGGCATCTGAACATTGATTCGGCGATGGTGGAAAGCGAACGCGGTGTAGTGCTTTCGGAGCGCAGCACAGGCCTTGAAAACAACAATTTCAACATGTTGAGCGAGGCACTGAACTCAGTGGCCTTCACGGAACATCCGTACATGATTCCCGTAATTGGCTACGAATCAGACATTAAAAGCTGGACAAAGAAAGATTTGGAACGCTATTTCCGTACTTATTACGCCCCCAATAACTGTACCGTGGTTATTAGCGGCGATGTAACGTTGGCGGAAGTAAAACAATTGGCTGCCAAATATTTAGAGCCAATTCCAGCCAACACGCCGCCGCCTGCTTTGCGCACGGTAGAGCCGCCGCAAAATGGCGAACGTCGTTTGCTCGTACACAAAGACGTAAGTTCTCCGAATGTGTTGTTGGCGTATCACGTACCCGAAACGCGCAACGCAGACTATTACGCATTGGATTTGCTCAATAGCATTTTGTCGGCTGGCAACTCGTCGCGTCTGAACAAATCGTTGGTTTTTGATAAAGAATTAGCCACAGAGCTGTTCACGTATATGCCCGAAAGTTTCGACCCGACACTTTTCTTTGTATATGGCGTGGTGGCCGACGGCGTTGCGCCTGATACATTGGAAAAAGCAATGTTAGGGGAAATTGAGAAAATCAAGAAAAACGGCATAACGGCAGACGAATTACAGAAAGTGAAAAATCAAAAATTGGTGGCTTTTTATCATCAATTAGAAACCATCAACGGCAAAGCCAACAACTTGGGTACTTACGAAGTGTTTTTTGGGGATTACAAGAAAATGTTTGATGCGCCTGCGCTTTACCAAAAAGTTACAAAAGAGGACATTCAGCGCGTAGCCAAAAAATATTTTACCAAAAATAACCGTACGGTCGGCTATTTGCTGCCCGAAACACCAGCCGACAAAGAATAA
- a CDS encoding sulfite exporter TauE/SafE family protein, with the protein MFEKYYLFVLLALISEIIGTTSGFGSSILFVPIASMFFDFKTVLGITAVFHVFSNLSKIALFKQGIQKDIALKLGIPAVVFVIIGAWLTAYLPVKYMELGMNFALALLSIYLIINFNKTIEQTNSNLYLGGVASGFLAGVAGTGGAIRGITLSAFHLPKEIFIATSALIDLGVDSSRAVVYVANGYFQKEYIVLIPVLIGVSVLGSYLGKLILQRTSEKAFRYIVLAVIVCTSAFQILKLLH; encoded by the coding sequence ATGTTTGAGAAATATTATTTGTTTGTGCTGCTGGCACTCATTTCAGAAATTATCGGGACTACTTCGGGTTTTGGTTCGTCTATTTTGTTTGTGCCCATAGCGTCCATGTTTTTTGATTTCAAAACCGTGTTAGGCATTACGGCGGTGTTTCATGTGTTCAGCAATTTGTCCAAAATCGCGCTGTTTAAGCAAGGAATCCAGAAAGACATTGCCTTGAAATTGGGGATTCCTGCGGTGGTTTTTGTGATAATTGGCGCGTGGCTTACGGCGTATTTGCCCGTCAAGTACATGGAATTGGGTATGAATTTCGCGTTGGCTCTTTTGTCTATTTACCTGATTATCAATTTCAATAAAACCATTGAGCAAACAAACTCCAATCTGTATTTGGGTGGTGTGGCTTCGGGCTTTTTGGCGGGTGTGGCTGGCACAGGCGGAGCTATTCGAGGAATTACTTTGTCGGCTTTTCATTTGCCCAAAGAAATATTTATTGCTACGTCCGCACTCATAGATTTGGGGGTGGACAGCAGTCGCGCGGTGGTGTATGTGGCCAATGGTTATTTTCAGAAAGAATACATTGTGCTCATTCCTGTACTGATTGGCGTGAGTGTGTTGGGGAGTTATTTGGGTAAACTTATCCTGCAACGCACTTCGGAAAAGGCGTTTCGCTACATCGTGTTGGCTGTGATTGTATGCACGTCGGCGTTTCAGATTTTGAAACTTTTGCACTAA
- a CDS encoding M16 family metallopeptidase, translating to MKKIFVMAMLLFTAQQSLWAQSFKLPAYQKTKLKNGLTVYLMEQHEVPMVNVSVAVTAGSVKDGNRYGLAALTADALLFGTKKYSKEQIEEKLEFVGAELATGAGKEASEISASFAKKDQALVLDMLHDVLVNPVFDAQEFDKHKTRLVAQLKQQKESPREVIGSYYNAFMYGSHPYGTPVTGSEGTVSKITVQDVKQFYGKEYAPTETAIAVVGDFSAKAMLKEITALFGTWQPSSQPTKLNLGTPNLDFTESRILLVNKDDARETTFRIGGKGVTRNNSDYVGIQVINTILGGRFTSWLNDALRVNSGLTYGANSRFDRLKYAGTFQISTFTKNSTTIEAIDMALDVLDSLHKHGVNQEILNSAKNYVKGNYPPTYETSGALADLLTEMYIYGFDESVINNFQRDVDAITPERAKEIIAKYFPKNNLQFVLTGKGSEIREKVKKYGKYSEKDIKTDGF from the coding sequence ATGAAAAAAATATTTGTCATGGCGATGTTGTTGTTTACGGCGCAACAAAGCCTTTGGGCGCAGTCATTCAAATTGCCTGCTTACCAAAAAACAAAACTCAAAAACGGCCTTACCGTTTATTTGATGGAGCAACACGAAGTGCCGATGGTCAATGTTTCGGTAGCGGTAACGGCGGGGTCTGTGAAAGACGGCAACCGTTACGGCTTGGCCGCCCTGACTGCCGACGCGCTTTTGTTTGGCACAAAAAAATACAGCAAAGAGCAAATCGAAGAAAAATTGGAGTTTGTGGGTGCAGAATTGGCCACTGGTGCGGGCAAGGAAGCGTCCGAAATTTCGGCTTCGTTTGCCAAGAAAGACCAAGCCTTAGTGCTTGATATGCTGCACGATGTGTTGGTCAATCCTGTGTTTGATGCACAAGAATTTGACAAACACAAAACACGCCTTGTGGCTCAACTCAAGCAACAAAAAGAAAGTCCGCGCGAGGTAATCGGCTCGTATTACAATGCGTTTATGTACGGTTCGCACCCTTACGGCACGCCTGTAACGGGTTCGGAAGGCACAGTGAGCAAAATCACGGTGCAGGACGTAAAGCAATTTTATGGCAAAGAATACGCACCGACCGAAACGGCCATTGCGGTGGTGGGCGATTTTTCGGCTAAAGCCATGCTCAAAGAAATTACGGCTTTGTTTGGCACTTGGCAACCAAGCAGCCAACCAACTAAACTGAATTTGGGAACACCGAATTTGGACTTTACGGAAAGCCGCATTTTGTTGGTAAACAAAGACGATGCCCGCGAAACTACGTTCCGCATTGGCGGCAAAGGCGTAACGCGCAACAACTCAGATTATGTTGGCATACAAGTAATTAACACGATTTTGGGAGGCCGTTTCACCTCGTGGCTCAATGATGCGTTGCGCGTAAATTCGGGCTTGACATACGGTGCAAATAGCCGTTTCGACCGACTGAAGTATGCGGGTACGTTCCAGATTTCGACATTTACCAAAAACTCAACGACCATCGAGGCGATAGATATGGCCTTAGACGTGTTGGACAGTTTGCACAAACACGGTGTGAATCAGGAAATTTTGAACTCAGCCAAAAACTACGTGAAAGGCAACTATCCGCCTACTTACGAAACGTCGGGTGCGTTGGCAGATTTGCTAACGGAAATGTATATTTATGGCTTTGATGAGTCGGTAATTAACAATTTCCAACGCGATGTGGACGCTATCACGCCAGAACGCGCCAAAGAAATTATTGCTAAATATTTCCCTAAAAATAATTTGCAATTCGTACTGACGGGCAAAGGCTCAGAGATTCGCGAGAAAGTGAAAAAGTACGGAAAGTATTCGGAAAAAGACATCAAAACAGACGGTTTTTAA